A single window of Buteo buteo chromosome 15, bButBut1.hap1.1, whole genome shotgun sequence DNA harbors:
- the TENT5A gene encoding terminal nucleotidyltransferase 5A, with product MADEEKAGGTSAGGGGGCEGARCNVLSWEQVQRLDRILGETIPIHGRGNFPTLAMRPRQIVKVVRSRLEEKGIGLRDVRLNGSAASHVLHQDSGLGYKDLDLIFCADLKGEAEFQTVKDVVLDCLLDFLPEGVNKEKITPLTLKEAYVQKMVKVCNDSDRWSLISLSNNSGKNVELKFVDSLRRQFEFSVDSFQIKLDSLLLFYECSENPMTETFHPTIIGESVYGDFQEAFDHLCNKIIATRNPEEIRGGGLLKYCNLLVRGFRAASESEIKSLQRYMCSRFFIDFSDIGEQQRKLESYLQNHFVGLEDRKYDYLMTLHGVVNESTVCLMGHERRQTLNLITMLAIRVLAEQNIIPNVANVTCYYQPAPYVADANFSNYYIAQVQTVFPCQQHTYSTWLPCN from the exons ATGGCAGACGAGGAGAAAGCCGGCGGGACttcggcgggcggcggcggcggctgcgaGGGCGCCCGCTGCAACGTGCtgagctgggagcaagtgcAGCGGCTGGACCGCATCCTCGGCGAGACCATCCCCATCCACGGCCGCGGCAACTTCCCCACGCTGGCCATGCGGCCCCGCCAGATCGTCAAGGTGGTGCGGAGCCggctggaggagaagggcaTCGGCCTGCGGGACGTGCGGCTCAACGGCTCGGCCGCCAGCCACGTCCTCCACCAGGACAGCGGCCTGGGCTACAAGGACTTGGACCTCATCTTCTGCGCCGACCTCAAAGGGGAAGCCGAGTTTCAGACTGTGAAGGACGTGGTCTTGGACTGCCTCTTGGATTTCTTACCCGAGGGGGTGAACAAGGAGAAGATCACGCCGCTCACCCTCAAG GAGGCTTATGTGCAGAAAATGGTGAAAGTCTGCAATGATTCAGACCGATGGAGTCTCATCTCCCTGTCCAACAACAGTGGCAAAAATGTGGAGCTGAAATTTGTGGACTCTCTGAGGCGGCAGTTTGAATTCAGTGTCGATTCCTTTCAAATCAAGCTGGactccctgctgcttttttatgaATGCTCAGAGAATCCGATGACTGAAACTTTTCACCCGACTATCATTGGCGAGAGCGTCTATGGGGATTTCCAGGAAGCCTTTGATCACCTCTGCAACAAGATAATCGCCACCAGGAACCCGGAGGAAATCAGAGGAGGTGGTCTGCTGAAGTACTGCAACCTTTTGGTAAGGGGCTTTAGGGCTGCCTCCGAATCCGAGATTAAGTCCCTGCAGAGATACATGTGTTCGAGGTTTTTCATTGACTTCTCAGACATTGGAGAACAGCAGAGAAAGCTGGAGTCCTACTTGCAGAACCACTTTGTGGGATTAGAGGACCGCAAGTATGACTATCTCATGACCCTTCACGGTGTGGTGAATGAGAGCACAGTGTGCCTGATGGGACATGAGAGGAGACAGACTCTGAATCTGATCACCATGCTGGCCATCCGGGTCCTGGCCGAGCAAAATATCATCCCCAATGTGGCCAATGTCACCTGCTATTACCAGCCAGCCCCATACGTAGCAGATGCCAACTTCAGCAATTACTATATTGCCCAGGTGCAGACGGTGTTCCCTTGCCAGCAGCACACATACTCTACTTGGCTGCCCTGTAATTAA